One Caretta caretta isolate rCarCar2 chromosome 8, rCarCar1.hap1, whole genome shotgun sequence DNA window includes the following coding sequences:
- the METTL18 gene encoding histidine protein methyltransferase 1 homolog, whose translation MAFQFNFSIEEKAENEFETLGDTALQLESAQASLNPGGSTEKSKEISSVENVVHKESLCAHEAIPKTAAPLANCSPDKSRVQVLPKKQAHFKVAKEHKIPEDFSKVLENKVMEAVQGLYYVNISVVEMTLSNDSHEEDIVSKSISSHSDLITGIYEGGLKIWECTFDLMDYLSEAEMQFINKTVLDLGCGAGLLGIVALKRKAKEVHFQDYNHTVIDEITLPNVVANCTDGGGDGGISEPPSKKHKKANFVPALMSKCRFFSGEWAEFSQLMLSGNKPFSKYDLILTSETIYNPDNYSALHDTISKLLDKNGRVYLASKSHYFGVGGGVHIFEKFIEERNVFRTRTVKVIDEGLTRYIIEMTFKISS comes from the coding sequence ATGGCTTTTCAGTTTAACTTCTCTAttgaagagaaagcagaaaatgaattcGAGACTCTTGGTGATACAGCCTTGCAGCTGGAATCTGCACAGGCTTCTTTGAATCCAGGCGGATCTACAGAAAAGAGCAAAGAAATTTCATCAGTAGAAAATGTTGTGCACAAGGAGTCTCTGTGTGCACATGAGGCAATACCCAAAACGGCAGCTCCATTAGCAAACTGTAGCCCCGATAAAAGCCGGGTCCAGGTGCTGCCAAAGAAACAAGCCCACTTTAAAGTTGCCAAAGAGCATAAGATTCCTGAAGATTTCAGCAAAGTGTTAGAAAATAAAGTTATGGAAGCTGTACAGGGCCTATACTAtgtaaatatttccgtggtggaAATGACCCTTTCAAATGACTCCCATGAAGAAGACATAGTGTCTAAAAGTATTTCTTCTCACTCTGATCTTATCACAGGCATCTATGAAGGGGGGCTGAAAATATGGGAATGCACTTTTGATCTCATGGATTATTTGTCAGAGGCTGAAATGCAGTTTATCAACAAGACAGTCTTGGATCTTGGttgtggggctgggctgctgggaaTAGTTGCATTAAAGAGAAAAGCTAAAGAAGTCCACTTTCAAGACTATAACCACACTGTGATTGATGAAATAACCTTGCCTAATGTGGTGGCTAACTGTActgatggtggtggtgatggcGGAATTAGTGAACCTCCTTCAAAGAAGCACAAGAAAGCAAACTTTGTACCAGCTCTCATGTCTAAGTGCAGATTTTTTTCTGGAGAATGGGCTGAGTTTAGCCAACTCATGTTAAGTGGCAACAAACCCTTTTCAAAGTATGACCTTATTCTCACATCAGAGACCATCTACAATCCTGACAACTACAGTGCTTTGCATGATACGATTTCTAAACTATTGGATAAAAATGGCCGTGTGTATTTGGCTAGCAAATCACattattttggggtgggaggCGGTGTGCATATCTTTGAGAAATTCATTGAAGAGAGGAATGTGTTCAGGACTAGAACTGTCAAAGTTATCGATGAAGGACTGACGCGGTACATTATTGAAATGACCTTTAAGATTTCCAGTTAA